ATTATACTGTAAAATATATTATGTAAACTAAGAATATTGATTTTATATGCAAAAGATCTCAGGGGAGGTTATGTCGTGAAAAAGAAACCAAAATATATATGGGCAATACCGATTATTGCTCTTGTTTTAATTTTAGGGGGTTTGTTCATATATAAGCAGTCCAATATAGAAAAAATTTCATATGGTGATTTTTTAGAACAGGTAGAAGCGGGTAATGTAGAGGAAGTTACTCTTGATGGTACTGCAAAGATGCAGCTGCGCTTAAAAGACAATGAGAATAAGCTTTATATTACGGATAATCCAAGAAATCCAGAATTAAAAGAATTTCTTTTAAAGAAAGACATTCCGGTTGAGGAAGCCAGTTCTGCTGGTACAGGCAGTATTATTCAAGGAATCCTGATGCTTGGCCTATTCTTAGTTGTGTTTAGATATGCATCGAAGAAAATAACCTCTCAAACTTCGGGTAATTTAATGGGTTTAAATGTTAAAGAGGTAGAATCTCATAAGGCAAAGCGGTTTTCCTTCTCTGATGTGGCAGGAAATGAAGAAGCAAAAGAAGAAGTTCAAGATATTATTGACTTTCTTCAGAAGCCTGAGAAATATGTGAGATATGGAGCCAGAATGCCAAGGGGCATTATTTTTTATGGACCTCCAGGGACGGGTAAAACCCTGATGGCAAAGGCTATTGCAGGAGAGGCGGGGGTTCCGTTCTTTTCTGTTTCAGGTTCTGACTTTGTGCAAATGTATGTGGGAGTCGGGGCAAGCCGTGTCCGAGAGCTGTTCGAAAGTGCAAGAAAAGCCGGCAAGGCAGTTATTTTTATTGATGAGATTGATGCTTTAGGCAAGAAAAGATCTGCTGGAATAGCTGGTGGAAACGATGAAAGGGATCAGACACTGAATGCGCTCTTAACAGAAATGTCTGGTTTTAAGGACAATGAAGGTATTATTGTTATTGCGGCTACCAACAGACTGGATATTCTGGACGAGGCACTGCTAAGACCCGGACGTTTTGACCGCCATATAGAGATCGGTCTTCCGGATGTTCACGGCAGGGCTTACATCTTAAAGCTCCATGGAAAAAATAAACCCCTGTCTGACAGTGTAGATTTAAATAAATTGGCCAAACAGACAGTATATTTTAGTGGAGCGATGCTCGAGAACCTTCTTAATGAAGCAGCAATCACGGCTGCTAAAAGAAATGCCAAAAAAATTGGCTGGGGCGATATTGATAAAGCTTTTTATAAAGTTATAGCCGGTTCTGAAAAGAAAGACAGAAGTACCATATTACAAATCGAAAGAGAAGTAACCGCTT
The genomic region above belongs to Defluviitalea saccharophila and contains:
- the ftsH gene encoding ATP-dependent zinc metalloprotease FtsH — protein: MKKKPKYIWAIPIIALVLILGGLFIYKQSNIEKISYGDFLEQVEAGNVEEVTLDGTAKMQLRLKDNENKLYITDNPRNPELKEFLLKKDIPVEEASSAGTGSIIQGILMLGLFLVVFRYASKKITSQTSGNLMGLNVKEVESHKAKRFSFSDVAGNEEAKEEVQDIIDFLQKPEKYVRYGARMPRGIIFYGPPGTGKTLMAKAIAGEAGVPFFSVSGSDFVQMYVGVGASRVRELFESARKAGKAVIFIDEIDALGKKRSAGIAGGNDERDQTLNALLTEMSGFKDNEGIIVIAATNRLDILDEALLRPGRFDRHIEIGLPDVHGRAYILKLHGKNKPLSDSVDLNKLAKQTVYFSGAMLENLLNEAAITAAKRNAKKIGWGDIDKAFYKVIAGSEKKDRSTILQIEREVTAYHEAGHALITKLIAPNNTVSKVTIIPSTKGAGGFSMNIPPDKMYHTKKEMEAQIMISLGGRIAEELIFGENNITTGASNDIEKATKIIKDYVTKYGMSKKIGLLNMEVLFNNDSQGHLEEILISECSSHMERLYYETKELMIENKYFLNAIAEALLAQETINEEELNAIMDGTFQPKQDTPEQLESNNPIKLKPVIETL